The following are encoded together in the Paraburkholderia sp. BL10I2N1 genome:
- a CDS encoding oxidoreductase-like domain-containing protein produces MPPTPPQLEDCCHSGCDPCIFDLHEDALERYRIALAAWESRHAQMPGKSRPRRSVQADKPACPRT; encoded by the coding sequence GTGCCGCCCACGCCGCCTCAGCTGGAAGACTGCTGCCATAGCGGTTGCGATCCCTGTATTTTCGACCTTCATGAGGATGCGCTCGAACGTTATCGGATCGCGCTGGCGGCGTGGGAATCACGTCACGCGCAAATGCCCGGAAAATCGCGGCCGCGCCGCAGCGTCCAGGCAGACAAGCCCGCCTGTCCCCGTACATGA
- a CDS encoding NAD-dependent protein deacetylase, whose protein sequence is MNELQLPVIPAVEPHALAALHEFVQRNPRLFVLTGAGISTDSGIPGYRDENGEWKRSPPITLQAFLGSEDWRKRYWARSMIGWPVVADAAPNAAHRALAQMEAARHVETLVTQNVDGLHQRAGSTDVIELHGSIGGVTCLDCGTPHTRFSIQRMLEADNPALLEASAEPAADGDAHLEWDALETFRIPACPACGGLLKPSVVFFGENVPRERVETAGRALEAADAVLVVGSSLMVYSGYRFCVWAGKAGKPVAAINLGKTRADPLLALKIAAPCSEMLTALAAALASA, encoded by the coding sequence ATGAACGAACTTCAGTTACCTGTCATACCTGCTGTCGAGCCCCACGCGCTCGCTGCGTTGCATGAGTTCGTCCAGCGCAACCCGCGTCTTTTTGTGCTGACGGGCGCAGGCATCAGCACCGATTCCGGCATTCCTGGCTATCGCGACGAAAACGGCGAATGGAAGCGCTCGCCGCCGATTACGTTGCAGGCGTTTCTCGGCTCCGAGGATTGGAGGAAGCGTTACTGGGCGCGCAGCATGATCGGCTGGCCAGTCGTCGCGGATGCTGCGCCGAATGCCGCGCACCGCGCGCTCGCGCAGATGGAAGCCGCGCGACATGTTGAGACGCTCGTGACGCAGAACGTCGACGGTTTACATCAGCGGGCTGGCAGCACGGATGTGATCGAACTGCATGGCAGCATCGGCGGCGTGACGTGTCTCGACTGTGGCACGCCGCATACGCGCTTTTCGATCCAGCGCATGCTCGAAGCCGACAATCCGGCCCTGCTCGAGGCAAGCGCTGAACCGGCCGCAGACGGTGACGCGCATCTCGAATGGGATGCTCTCGAGACCTTCCGCATTCCGGCCTGCCCGGCCTGCGGCGGTCTGCTGAAGCCCTCGGTCGTGTTCTTCGGCGAGAATGTGCCGCGCGAACGCGTGGAGACCGCCGGCCGTGCGCTCGAAGCGGCGGACGCGGTGCTGGTTGTCGGCTCGTCGCTGATGGTTTATTCCGGCTATCGCTTCTGCGTGTGGGCCGGGAAGGCCGGCAAGCCGGTGGCGGCGATCAACCTTGGCAAGACGCGTGCCGATCCGCTGCTGGCACTGAAAATCGCCGCGCCCTGCTCGGAGATGTTGACCGCGCTCGCGGCAGCGCTGGCGAGCGCCTGA
- the oxlT gene encoding oxalate/formate MFS antiporter, which produces MDDINQHAPAPSFLGNRWCQLVIGMMCMALVANLQYAWTLFVAPMNARHHWGEASIQLAFSIFILTETWLVPVEGWLVDKYGPRPVVAVGAVCAGLAWVINSYANALPQLYVAAFIAGVGAGGVYGTCVGNALKWFPDKRGLAAGLTAAGFGAGAAVTVIPIANMITRQGYEHTFFFFGILQGVSILVLAMLLKKPVKRAAPPPRRNFAVSKVDYTPGQMIKAPVFWVIYLAFVCVAAGGLMATAQIGPIAKDWGLARIPMSFFGMTLPLLTVTLSIDNICNGFTRPLCGFISDKIGRENTMFFIFIGEGLALLGLMQFGSNPYAFMTFAALIFLFWGEIFSIFPAICADTFGSKYASANAGTLYTAKGTASLIVPLASVLSATGGWNLVFIVAAVITIAAGVSAKFILAPMRARWVEASDNPVAHTKSASRLSHWPEQTGE; this is translated from the coding sequence ATGGACGACATCAACCAGCATGCGCCAGCACCTTCCTTTCTAGGGAACCGTTGGTGCCAGCTTGTCATTGGCATGATGTGTATGGCGCTCGTCGCCAATCTGCAATATGCATGGACGCTCTTTGTCGCACCGATGAATGCAAGGCATCACTGGGGAGAAGCTTCGATCCAGCTCGCATTCTCGATTTTCATTCTGACTGAAACGTGGCTCGTGCCGGTCGAGGGATGGCTCGTCGACAAATACGGTCCGCGACCGGTGGTGGCGGTCGGCGCGGTGTGCGCAGGCCTCGCATGGGTGATCAACTCCTACGCGAATGCATTGCCGCAGTTGTATGTCGCGGCGTTCATCGCGGGTGTCGGTGCGGGCGGCGTGTACGGCACGTGCGTCGGCAATGCGCTGAAATGGTTTCCGGACAAGCGCGGCCTTGCCGCAGGTCTCACCGCAGCGGGTTTCGGTGCGGGTGCGGCCGTGACAGTGATCCCCATCGCCAACATGATCACGCGCCAGGGTTACGAGCACACGTTCTTCTTCTTCGGCATTCTGCAGGGCGTCAGCATCCTTGTGCTGGCCATGCTGCTGAAAAAGCCCGTGAAGCGTGCAGCACCGCCGCCGAGAAGGAATTTCGCGGTATCCAAGGTCGACTACACCCCCGGCCAGATGATCAAGGCACCGGTGTTCTGGGTGATCTACCTGGCATTTGTCTGCGTGGCTGCCGGTGGATTGATGGCCACCGCGCAGATCGGCCCGATCGCCAAAGACTGGGGCCTCGCCCGGATCCCGATGTCCTTCTTCGGCATGACCTTGCCGCTCCTGACCGTCACCCTCTCGATCGACAACATCTGCAACGGCTTCACGCGTCCCCTGTGCGGATTCATTTCCGACAAGATCGGCCGCGAGAACACGATGTTCTTCATCTTCATCGGCGAGGGGCTGGCGTTGCTGGGCCTGATGCAGTTCGGCTCGAACCCGTATGCGTTCATGACCTTCGCTGCGCTGATCTTTCTGTTCTGGGGCGAGATTTTCTCGATCTTCCCGGCGATCTGCGCCGACACTTTCGGCAGCAAGTATGCGTCCGCGAATGCCGGCACGCTGTACACGGCGAAGGGCACTGCATCCCTGATCGTGCCGCTGGCTTCGGTGCTGTCGGCGACGGGTGGCTGGAATCTGGTGTTCATCGTGGCCGCGGTGATCACGATCGCGGCAGGCGTCTCGGCGAAATTCATTCTCGCGCCAATGCGCGCCCGCTGGGTGGAGGCGAGTGACAACCCGGTCGCACATACCAAAAGTGCCTCGCGTCTGAGCCACTGGCCGGAGCAGACAGGCGAATAG
- a CDS encoding pyridoxamine 5'-phosphate oxidase family protein — MLTTQDQLEALYGQPHERAVRKEIPYVNEDYRAFIELAPFAVLATAGPGGVDCSPRGDAPGFVRIIDERTLAIPDRIGNNRIDSMSNIIAEPNLALLFVVPGVGETLRVNGRGRISNAPSLLQSFAVDGKLPRTVLIVDVDAAYFHCSKALARSKLWDPAHHVERSRLPSAGAMHRRINGATFDADSYDRERVERMRTNLY, encoded by the coding sequence ATCCTGACGACGCAGGATCAACTCGAAGCGCTTTACGGGCAGCCCCACGAGCGCGCCGTCCGCAAGGAAATTCCCTACGTCAACGAGGATTACCGCGCGTTCATCGAACTGGCGCCGTTCGCGGTGCTGGCCACGGCCGGCCCGGGCGGTGTCGACTGTTCACCGCGTGGCGATGCGCCGGGCTTCGTGCGCATCATCGACGAACGCACGCTCGCGATTCCCGACCGCATCGGCAACAACCGCATCGACAGCATGAGCAACATCATCGCCGAGCCGAACCTGGCGTTGCTGTTCGTCGTGCCGGGCGTCGGCGAGACATTGCGTGTCAACGGACGCGGCCGTATCTCGAACGCCCCCTCGCTGCTGCAAAGCTTCGCTGTCGATGGCAAACTGCCGCGCACTGTGCTGATCGTCGATGTCGACGCGGCGTACTTTCATTGCTCGAAGGCGCTTGCGCGTTCGAAACTGTGGGATCCCGCGCACCATGTCGAACGTTCGCGCCTGCCGAGCGCGGGGGCGATGCATCGGCGCATCAATGGCGCGACTTTCGATGCCGATTCGTACGATCGCGAACGGGTCGAAAGAATGCGCACCAACCTCTACTGA
- a CDS encoding 2-dehydropantoate 2-reductase produces MKICVFGAGAIGGLMGVQLARAGADVSFIARGPHLAAMREHGARLLIDGEEVSAKVRCTSDPRELGVQDYVIVTLKAHSLPGVVESMQPLFGKHTAIITGTNGIPYWYFYQHGGKFASTRLASVDPDGSQWTRLGPERAIGCVLYPAAEIAEPGVIKHVYGKKFPIGEPNGERTPRIQQFHDIMQAAGFEAPIRENIRDEIWLKLWGNLCFNPISALTHATLDIITSDPATRALSRTMMLEAKQIAEQFSVHFRVDVEKRIDGAGAVGAHKTSMLVDLENRRPMEIDPLLTVVQEMGRLVGEPTPTIDVVLALVKQRERMALQGD; encoded by the coding sequence ATGAAGATCTGTGTCTTCGGAGCGGGCGCAATTGGCGGCCTGATGGGTGTGCAACTGGCGCGCGCCGGTGCTGATGTCAGTTTCATCGCACGTGGGCCGCATCTTGCGGCGATGCGTGAACACGGGGCGCGCTTGCTGATCGACGGGGAGGAAGTGTCGGCGAAGGTGCGCTGCACCTCTGATCCGCGCGAGCTGGGCGTGCAGGACTATGTGATCGTCACGCTCAAGGCGCATTCGCTGCCGGGCGTCGTCGAATCGATGCAGCCGCTCTTCGGCAAGCATACGGCGATCATCACGGGCACCAACGGTATCCCTTACTGGTATTTCTATCAGCATGGCGGCAAATTCGCCAGCACACGCCTCGCGAGTGTCGACCCCGACGGCTCGCAGTGGACCCGGCTTGGGCCCGAACGCGCGATCGGCTGCGTGCTGTATCCGGCAGCGGAGATCGCCGAGCCCGGCGTGATCAAGCATGTGTACGGCAAGAAATTCCCTATCGGCGAGCCGAACGGGGAACGTACGCCACGCATCCAGCAGTTTCACGACATCATGCAGGCCGCGGGCTTCGAAGCACCGATCCGCGAGAACATTCGCGACGAAATCTGGCTCAAGCTGTGGGGCAATCTGTGCTTCAACCCGATCAGTGCGCTGACCCACGCGACGCTCGACATCATCACCAGCGATCCCGCGACGCGCGCCCTTTCACGCACGATGATGCTGGAAGCGAAACAGATCGCCGAGCAGTTCAGTGTCCATTTTCGCGTCGACGTCGAGAAGCGCATCGACGGCGCGGGTGCGGTCGGCGCGCACAAGACGTCGATGCTGGTCGATCTGGAGAACCGGCGGCCGATGGAAATCGATCCGCTGTTGACGGTCGTGCAGGAAATGGGCCGCCTTGTCGGCGAACCCACGCCGACCATCGATGTCGTGCTCGCGCTCGTCAAGCAACGCGAACGGATGGCACTCCAGGGAGACTGA
- a CDS encoding SDR family oxidoreductase gives MSTDTKQGKVALITGAGSGIGRASALRLLEHGYRVVLAGRRQAPLDALADAACERGQDALAVSCDVTDAASVAALFDAIRLRYGRLDVLFNNAGRNAPPVDIDEISVDDWRAVVDTNLTGVFLCTRAAFGMMKAQSPRGGRIINNGSISAHAPRPNSIAYTATKHAITGITKSVSLDGRRYDIVCGQIDIGNAATEMAERMARGVPQANGEIAVEPLMDVGLVADAVLHMAELPLSANVQFMTIMASKMPFVGRG, from the coding sequence GTGAGTACGGACACGAAGCAGGGCAAGGTCGCATTGATCACCGGCGCGGGCAGCGGCATAGGCCGGGCGAGCGCGCTCAGGCTGCTCGAGCACGGCTACCGCGTGGTGCTGGCCGGTCGGCGCCAGGCGCCGCTCGACGCGCTTGCCGACGCCGCGTGCGAACGCGGGCAGGATGCACTGGCGGTGTCGTGCGACGTCACGGATGCGGCGAGCGTGGCCGCGTTGTTCGATGCGATCCGCCTGCGCTATGGCCGGCTCGACGTGCTGTTCAACAACGCTGGCCGCAACGCACCGCCGGTCGACATCGACGAAATCAGTGTCGACGACTGGCGCGCGGTCGTGGATACGAACCTCACGGGCGTGTTCCTCTGCACGCGCGCGGCGTTCGGCATGATGAAGGCGCAATCTCCGCGGGGCGGACGCATCATCAACAATGGTTCGATTTCCGCGCACGCGCCGCGGCCGAACAGCATCGCCTATACCGCGACGAAGCATGCGATCACAGGTATCACGAAATCGGTGTCGCTCGATGGCCGGCGCTACGACATCGTCTGCGGACAGATCGATATCGGCAATGCCGCGACGGAAATGGCCGAACGGATGGCGCGCGGCGTGCCGCAGGCAAACGGCGAGATTGCCGTCGAGCCGCTGATGGACGTCGGCCTCGTCGCCGATGCGGTGCTGCATATGGCCGAGCTGCCGCTGTCGGCGAACGTGCAGTTCATGACGATCATGGCGAGCAAGATGCCGTTTGTCGGACGCGGCTAG
- a CDS encoding DUF938 domain-containing protein, translated as MNTPNPDLRQRSPSAERNREPILDVLRRVLPETGVVLEIASGTGQHATHFAAALPGLDWQPSDPDPEARASIAAWTAHTRLANVRAPLALDVRRLPWGIQSADAIVCINMIHISPWSACEALFAGAAQILKSGGVIYLYGPYRRNGAHTAPSNEAFDLQLQSRDPEWGVRDMEAVVELATSAGFEGEEPVAMPANNFSLAFRKR; from the coding sequence ATGAACACGCCCAATCCGGATCTGCGTCAACGCTCGCCTTCGGCGGAGCGCAATCGCGAGCCGATTCTCGACGTGTTGCGGCGCGTGTTGCCTGAAACAGGCGTCGTGCTCGAAATCGCGAGCGGTACTGGCCAGCACGCGACGCATTTTGCAGCGGCGTTGCCTGGTCTCGACTGGCAGCCGAGCGACCCCGACCCCGAGGCACGCGCATCGATCGCGGCATGGACCGCGCATACGCGCCTGGCGAACGTGCGTGCGCCGCTCGCCCTCGATGTGAGGCGCCTGCCCTGGGGCATCCAGTCCGCCGACGCGATCGTCTGTATCAACATGATCCACATCTCGCCCTGGTCGGCCTGCGAGGCATTGTTCGCCGGCGCCGCGCAAATATTGAAGAGCGGCGGGGTGATCTATCTTTATGGGCCGTACCGGCGCAACGGCGCGCATACTGCACCGAGCAACGAGGCGTTCGATCTGCAACTGCAAAGCCGCGATCCGGAGTGGGGCGTACGCGATATGGAGGCGGTCGTTGAACTGGCGACCTCGGCCGGGTTCGAAGGTGAAGAGCCGGTAGCGATGCCGGCCAACAACTTCAGCCTGGCATTTCGAAAACGGTAG
- a CDS encoding polysaccharide deacetylase family protein codes for MIESNPALQHNPSHTPARRWPYDGYPAMLKATIVWHVLALAGLLIAPHAWPWWLASIAVNHIIVTAAGLWPRSSLLGANWTRLPTIDRNADAIALTIDDGPDPIVTPKVLDMLDAHGVRATFFCIGAKAQRHPELTREIVARGHAVENHSQFHVHTFSVTAPGALKREVEAAQRTFEELTGERPYFFRAPAGLRNIFLEPVLQKLDLRLAAWTRRGFDTRERDGAVVARRLLEGLAGGDILLLHDGNAAATQEGEPLILAVLPRVIETARRQGLRFVTLREARPPL; via the coding sequence ATGATCGAATCGAATCCGGCCCTGCAACACAACCCATCCCACACCCCAGCGCGCCGCTGGCCCTATGACGGCTATCCGGCGATGCTGAAAGCCACCATCGTCTGGCACGTACTCGCGCTCGCCGGCTTGCTGATTGCGCCGCATGCGTGGCCCTGGTGGCTCGCGAGCATCGCGGTCAACCACATCATCGTGACGGCGGCGGGCTTGTGGCCGCGCTCATCGCTACTCGGCGCAAACTGGACGCGCCTGCCCACAATCGACCGTAATGCGGACGCGATCGCCCTGACCATCGACGACGGTCCCGATCCGATCGTCACGCCCAAGGTGCTCGACATGCTCGACGCGCACGGCGTGCGCGCGACTTTCTTCTGCATCGGCGCGAAGGCGCAGCGCCATCCGGAGTTGACGCGTGAGATCGTCGCGCGCGGACACGCCGTCGAGAATCATTCTCAGTTTCACGTGCATACGTTTTCGGTAACGGCGCCCGGTGCGCTGAAACGAGAAGTCGAGGCGGCCCAGCGAACGTTCGAAGAACTGACGGGCGAGCGACCCTACTTCTTCCGCGCGCCCGCGGGCCTGCGCAACATCTTTCTCGAGCCGGTGCTGCAAAAGCTCGACCTGCGGCTCGCAGCGTGGACGCGTCGCGGCTTCGATACGCGCGAGCGAGACGGTGCAGTGGTCGCGCGACGGCTGCTCGAGGGCCTCGCCGGCGGCGATATCCTGCTGCTGCATGACGGCAACGCCGCGGCCACGCAGGAGGGCGAACCGCTCATCCTCGCAGTCCTGCCGCGTGTGATCGAAACGGCGCGCCGCCAGGGGCTGCGCTTCGTCACGCTGCGCGAAGCGCGCCCGCCCCTCTGA
- a CDS encoding LysR family transcriptional regulator: protein MNISLHQLKVFVAVARQRSFTRAAREFDLTQSAVSRCVRELEDAIQLRLFDRTTRQVELTTAGASLERRIGRLLDEIDITLREGRAAHEGHTGVVVIASNLVLSSSWLPGGLARCAAAFPHLIVSVKDEPQSAVLASVEQGAVDFGVVSDLDSAQGVGLHAQVLFSTPLHAVFPDSHALAHRPALAWAALEDVALVTLNADAGSRAAVDRALGTHRMRGRPMQELGHVAAVLRMVELGLGVGILPIDARWPAPSTRLVARQLLPEVTLTTVLVRRKNRSLRPNAEAVWSQLFKEAHAPAAAWSGAGGRIRVAAADDGAMLRVP from the coding sequence ATGAATATTTCGCTGCATCAACTCAAGGTGTTCGTCGCCGTCGCGCGCCAGCGGAGCTTTACCCGCGCGGCGCGCGAATTCGATCTGACGCAGTCGGCGGTCAGCCGCTGCGTGCGCGAACTTGAAGACGCGATCCAGTTGAGACTGTTCGACCGGACCACGCGTCAGGTCGAACTGACGACGGCCGGTGCGAGCCTCGAGCGCCGCATCGGCCGTCTGCTCGATGAGATCGACATCACGTTGCGCGAAGGTCGCGCCGCGCACGAAGGCCATACTGGCGTGGTGGTGATTGCCAGCAATCTGGTGCTGTCCTCAAGCTGGCTGCCGGGCGGTCTCGCGCGCTGCGCGGCGGCTTTTCCACATCTGATCGTATCCGTGAAGGACGAACCGCAGTCCGCAGTGCTGGCGAGCGTCGAGCAGGGCGCAGTCGACTTTGGCGTCGTATCCGATCTCGACTCCGCACAGGGCGTGGGCCTGCACGCGCAGGTCCTGTTCTCCACGCCGCTCCATGCTGTTTTCCCCGATAGCCACGCTCTGGCGCACCGTCCGGCGCTCGCATGGGCCGCGCTCGAAGACGTCGCGCTTGTCACCCTCAACGCCGACGCGGGAAGCCGCGCCGCCGTCGATCGCGCGCTGGGCACGCATCGCATGCGTGGCCGTCCAATGCAGGAGCTGGGGCACGTCGCGGCGGTGCTGCGCATGGTCGAACTCGGCCTCGGCGTCGGCATCCTGCCCATCGATGCGCGTTGGCCCGCGCCGTCCACGCGCCTCGTGGCACGCCAACTGCTGCCGGAAGTCACGCTGACGACCGTGCTCGTGCGGCGGAAGAATCGCTCGCTTCGGCCGAACGCGGAGGCGGTCTGGTCGCAACTCTTCAAGGAAGCCCATGCGCCGGCTGCAGCATGGTCGGGTGCAGGCGGCCGCATACGGGTTGCGGCTGCCGACGATGGCGCGATGCTGCGCGTGCCATAG
- a CDS encoding LysE family translocator codes for MSLTTWLFFLPACFALNMAPGPNNLLSVNVAARHGFMTAFITGIGRLVAFALMIVLAGTGLAVILHASALFFLAIKLTGAAYLIWLAIQLWRSDAAPVDTSKQGDMSMWRLARHEFLVAAGNPKAILVFTAFLPQFVNISQPMLPQFTILGTSFLVLEWFSIALYSAAGMYLGRWLTRAKVRRWFNRTCGTFLGAIGLSFLLVRHS; via the coding sequence ATGTCCCTCACCACCTGGCTGTTCTTTTTGCCCGCCTGCTTCGCATTGAACATGGCGCCGGGGCCGAACAATCTGTTGTCCGTCAATGTTGCGGCGCGGCACGGCTTTATGACGGCTTTCATCACGGGCATCGGCCGGCTCGTCGCGTTCGCGTTGATGATCGTGCTTGCCGGAACGGGGCTGGCGGTCATCCTGCACGCGTCTGCGCTGTTCTTCCTCGCGATCAAGCTGACTGGCGCGGCCTATCTGATCTGGCTCGCGATCCAGCTATGGCGCAGCGACGCCGCGCCCGTCGATACGTCGAAGCAGGGCGATATGTCCATGTGGCGACTCGCGCGGCATGAGTTTCTCGTGGCCGCAGGCAATCCCAAGGCCATCCTGGTGTTCACGGCGTTCCTGCCGCAGTTCGTCAATATCTCGCAGCCGATGCTGCCGCAGTTCACGATTCTCGGCACAAGCTTCCTCGTACTCGAGTGGTTTTCAATCGCACTCTATTCCGCTGCCGGCATGTATCTGGGAAGGTGGCTCACGCGTGCGAAGGTGCGCCGCTGGTTCAACCGCACCTGCGGGACCTTTCTCGGCGCAATCGGCCTGAGTTTCCTGCTGGTAAGGCATTCATGA
- a CDS encoding aldehyde dehydrogenase family protein — translation MMNNQIDTDLKRHDLLIDGKRLPPGSGEYSVDLNPATEEPIALVAQGSAADVDTAVAAARAALKVWNGMRAAERGRILGRFAELLRTHQDEIAALESLDAGKPIAAVLRQDVPAAIDTLAYYAGWCDKINGQVVPVRPDALTYTIRQPVGVVAAIVPWNFPLMIGMWKIAPALACGCTLIVKPAEITPLSALRVGELALEAGVPPGVLNIVTGKGRVVGDALVAHPGVDKVTFTGSPSVGRGILQGAAGNFKRVTLELGGKSANVIFADANIDNAVRAAASGIFFNTGQVCSAGSRILAQRGIYDEVVERLAERAKSIRVGDPAARETTMGPLVSAAQMKTVLDYVDVGTKEGASLMTGGARIGERGFFVEPTVFANVEHEMRISQEEIFGPVASVIRFDDEADAIRIANGTLYSLAAGVWSKDIGRVHRVAHELKAGTVWINTYGYTDVRLPWGGAGDSGFGREHGDVAIENFTEPKSVWLSLDQ, via the coding sequence ATGATGAACAATCAAATCGACACAGATCTCAAGCGCCATGACCTGCTGATCGATGGAAAGCGTCTGCCGCCTGGCAGCGGCGAATACTCTGTCGACCTGAACCCCGCCACGGAGGAGCCCATCGCGCTGGTCGCGCAGGGCAGCGCGGCCGATGTCGATACGGCCGTGGCCGCCGCTCGCGCCGCGCTGAAAGTGTGGAACGGCATGCGGGCGGCCGAACGCGGGCGCATCCTTGGGCGCTTTGCGGAATTGTTGCGCACGCATCAGGACGAAATTGCCGCACTCGAAAGCCTCGACGCGGGCAAGCCGATCGCTGCGGTGCTGCGTCAGGACGTGCCGGCCGCCATCGATACGCTCGCCTACTATGCGGGCTGGTGCGACAAGATCAACGGTCAGGTGGTGCCGGTACGTCCCGATGCACTGACCTATACGATCCGCCAGCCGGTCGGCGTGGTGGCGGCGATCGTGCCGTGGAATTTTCCGCTGATGATCGGGATGTGGAAGATCGCGCCCGCGCTTGCCTGCGGTTGCACGCTAATCGTGAAGCCGGCTGAAATCACGCCGCTTTCCGCGCTGCGCGTCGGCGAACTTGCGCTCGAAGCGGGCGTGCCGCCTGGTGTGCTCAACATCGTCACCGGCAAAGGGCGCGTGGTCGGCGACGCGCTGGTGGCGCATCCGGGCGTCGACAAGGTGACGTTCACGGGTTCGCCTTCGGTCGGGCGCGGGATCCTGCAGGGCGCCGCGGGCAATTTCAAGCGCGTGACGCTCGAACTCGGCGGCAAGTCGGCGAATGTGATCTTTGCCGATGCGAATATCGACAATGCCGTGCGCGCCGCGGCGTCAGGCATTTTCTTCAATACCGGGCAGGTCTGCTCGGCGGGTTCGCGCATTCTGGCGCAACGCGGTATCTACGACGAAGTGGTCGAACGGCTGGCCGAGCGGGCAAAGTCGATACGTGTCGGCGACCCGGCTGCGCGCGAAACGACGATGGGGCCCCTCGTGTCGGCCGCGCAGATGAAGACAGTGCTCGACTATGTCGACGTCGGCACGAAGGAGGGCGCGTCGCTGATGACGGGCGGCGCGCGGATCGGCGAGCGCGGCTTCTTTGTCGAGCCGACGGTGTTCGCCAACGTCGAGCACGAGATGCGCATTTCGCAGGAGGAGATCTTCGGGCCGGTGGCGAGCGTGATTCGCTTCGACGACGAGGCAGACGCGATCCGCATCGCCAACGGCACACTTTATAGTCTGGCCGCAGGTGTGTGGAGCAAGGATATCGGCCGCGTGCATCGCGTCGCGCACGAGCTGAAAGCGGGCACCGTGTGGATCAACACCTACGGCTATACCGATGTGCGTCTGCCGTGGGGCGGGGCGGGGGACTCGGGATTCGGCCGCGAGCATGGCGACGTCGCGATCGAGAACTTCACTGAACCCAAGAGCGTGTGGCTGTCGCTCGATCAATGA